The following are encoded in a window of Scophthalmus maximus strain ysfricsl-2021 chromosome 6, ASM2237912v1, whole genome shotgun sequence genomic DNA:
- the LOC118309114 gene encoding potassium voltage-gated channel subfamily KQT member 2-like isoform X2 yields MVQKSRNGGVFPGAQADQKKLKVGFVGLEAGGAESSRDGAMLIAGGEEGPRRQRSSVSGGKRPPKRNALYRRLQNFLYNVLERPRGWAFIYHAYVFLLVLSCLVLSVFSTIKEYEKSSEDALYILEVVTIVVFGVEYMVRIWAAGCCCRYRGWRGRLKFARKPFCVIDIMVLIASISVLAAGTQGNVFATSAIRSLRFLQILRMIRMDRRGGTWKLLGSVVYAHSKELITAWYIGFLCLILASFLVYLAEKEDNVQFETYADALWWGLITLTTIGYGDKFPITWNGRLLAAAFTLIGVSFFALPAGILGSGFALKVQEQHRQKHFEKRRNPAAGLIQAAWRVYATNLSRTDLSSTWDYYERTVSVPMYRLIPPLNQLDLLRNLKNKSGLSFRKDVQPEPSPSQKVSLKERVFSSPRSSVTKGKGSPQHVVPAVTPGLGSGGPGVPGGVQALRRSPSMEPCLEESPSKVPKSWSFGERSRTRQAFRIRGAASRQNSEVLIEMQDEEFRQKGSPDASLPGEDLADDNKSCHCEFVPQDLTPGLKVTIRAICIMRFMVSKRKFKESLRPYDVMDVIEQYSAGHLDMLARIKNLQSRVDQIVGRGTPTADKDRPKAAGEELPEDPSMMGRLGKVEKQVLSMERKLDFLVNIYIQRMGIPQAETDAYFASKEPDPAPPYHSPVDQMEKSQSVSKMQVLPSDHVEKTRVVTKMVRSSSSTAHRNHNAPTCPPSTSWQPLSSQLPQQAPPPPQRCQGSTPSPVGDGSLVRLPPPPAGERHSGNRSNRQSTGERGLAERAERGGDWGGAGAGEGGEEVKLDSDASISIPSVDHEELERSFSGFSISQSRENLDFLNNSFYTSTNQGDHRGGGGGGGGGALPLRAAVRPYIAEGESDSDSELCAPSPHSDRAWTGTK; encoded by the exons ATGGTGCAGAAATCCAGGAACGGCGGGGTGTTCCCCGGAGCGCAGGCCGAccagaagaagctgaaggtcGGCTTCGTGGGTCTGGAGGCCGGAGGGGCCGAGTCCAGCAGAGACGGAGCCATGCTCATAGCAG gtggggaggaggggccTCGGCGGCAGCGCAGCAGCGTCTCCGGAGGAAAGAGGCCTCCGAAACGAAACGCTCTCTACAGACGACTGCAGAACTTCCTGTACAACGTCCTGGAGAGGCCCCGAGGGTGGGCCTTCATCTACCACGCCTACGT GTTCCTGCTGGTGTTGTCCTGCCTGGTTCTCTCCGTGTTCTCCACCATCAAAGAGTACGAGAAGAGTTCAGAGGACGCCCTCTACatcctg GAGGTCGTGACCATCGTGGTCTTCGGCGTCGAGTACATGGTGAGGATCTGGGCTGCAGGTTGCTGCTGTCGGTACAGAGGTTGGAGAGGACGACTCAAATTCGCCAGAAAACCCTTCTGTGTCATCG acaTCATGGTGTTGATAGCGTCCATCTCGGTCTTGGCGGCCGGGACTCAGGGGAACGTGTTTGCCACGTCTGCGATTCGTTCTCTTCGGTTCCTTCAGATCCTGAGGATGATCCGGATGGATCGACGGGGGGGAACCTGGAAACTGCTCGGATCAGTGGTGTACGCCCACAGCaag GAGTTGATCACAGCCTGGTATATCGGCTTCTTGTGTCTCATTCTCGCCAGTTTCCTCGTTTATTTGGCAGAAAAAGAAGATAACGTACAATTTGAGACGTATGCCGACGCCCTCTGGTGGGGactg ATCACCTTAACAACCATCGGTTATGGAGACAAGTTCCCCATCACCTGGAACGGTCGTCTTCTGGCTGCGGCCTTCACACTGATCGGAGTGTCATTCTTCGCTCTTCCTGCT GGGATCCTGGGTTCTGGTTTTGCTCTGAAGGTTCAGGAGCAGCACCGACAGAAACACTTTGAGAAGAGACGAAACCCGGCGGCTGGACTCATACAG gCGGCGTGGAGAGTTTACGCCACAAACCTGAGCCGAACTGATCTGTCTTCAACCTGGGACTATTACGAGAGGACCGTCTCCGTCCCCATGTACAG gTTGATCCCTCCTCTCAATCAGCTCGATCTCCTGAGGAACCTCAAGAACAAATCAGGACTCTCATTCAG gaaGGACGTCCAGCCTGAACCGTCTCCAAG tCAGAAGGTCAGTTTGAAGGAGAGGGTCTTCTCGTCTCCCCGCAGTTCAGTAACCAAAGGGAAAGGTTCTCCACAGCACG TTGTACCCGCTGTTACTCCTGGTTTGGGCTCTGGAGGTCCAGGGGTTCCAGGGGGAGTCCAGGCCCTGCGGCGGTCCCCCAGTATGGAGCCCTGTCTGGAGGAGAGTCCTAGCAAGGTCCCAAAGAGCTGGAGTTTCGGAGAGCGCAGCAGAACCCGGCAGGCGTTCAGGATCCGAGGAGCTGCATCCCGCCAAAACTCTGAAG TGCTGATAGAGATGCAGGACGAAGAGTTCAGACAGAAGGGCTCCCCAG ATGCCAGTCTGCCGGGAGAAGACCTGGCCGACGACAACAAGAGCTGCCACTGTGAGTTTGTCCCTCAGGATCTGACCCCGGGGTTAAAGGTCACCATCAGAGCCATCTG catCATGCGTTTCATGGTGTCTAAGAGGAAGTTCAAGGAGAGCCTTCGTCCCTATGATGTCATGGACGTAATCGAACAGTATTCAGCTGGTCACCTGGACATGCTGGCCCGCATCAAGAATCTCCAGTCAAG AGTGGATCAGATAGTCGGCAGAGGAACACCAACTGCAGACAAAGACCGCCCTAAAGCAGCTGGCGAGGAGCTTCCCGAGGATCCGAGCATGATGGGACGGCTGGGGAAGGTGGAGAAGCAG GTGCTGTCCATGGAGAGAAAGTTGGACTTCCTGGTCAACATCTACATCCAGCGAATGGGAATCCCTCAGGCCGAGACCGACGCCTACTTTGCATCCAAGGAACCGGACCCAGCGCCTCCCTACCACAGTCCGGTGGATCAGATGGAGAAGAGCCAGTCAGTCTCCAAAATGCA GGTGTTGCCTAGCGACCATGTGGAGAAGACTCGTGTTGTGACGAAGATGGTtcgctccagcagctccacagcacACAGAAACCACAATGCCCCCACTtgtcctccctccacctcctggcAGCCATTAAGCTCCCAGCTCCCCCAGCAGGCTCCACCCCCTCCACAGCGTTGCCAGGGCAGCACACCGAGTCCAGTGGGAGACGGGTCACTGGTTCGACTCCCACCTCCTCCGGCCGGAGAGAGACACAGCGGGAACCGATCAAACCGGCAGAGCACTGGAGAGCGGGGGCTGGCagagagggcagagaggggaggagactggggaggagcaggagcaggagaaggaggggaggaggtgaagctgGACAGCGAtgcctccatctccatcccatCCGTGGACCATGAGGAGCTGGAGCGCTCCTTCAGCGGCTTCTCCATCTCCCAGTCCAGAGAGAACCTGGACTTCCTCAACAACAGCTTCTACACATCCACCAACCAGGGAGaccaccgaggaggaggaggaggagga ggcggcggcgccctCCCCCTCCGAGCTGCTGTCCGACCCTACATTGCAGAGGGCGAGTCCGACTCGGACTCTGAGCTCTGTGCCCCTTCGCCGCACTCGGACCGAGCGTGGACTGGAACCAAGTAG
- the LOC118309114 gene encoding potassium voltage-gated channel subfamily KQT member 2-like isoform X1, with protein MVQKSRNGGVFPGAQADQKKLKVGFVGLEAGGAESSRDGAMLIAGGEEGPRRQRSSVSGGKRPPKRNALYRRLQNFLYNVLERPRGWAFIYHAYVFLLVLSCLVLSVFSTIKEYEKSSEDALYILEVVTIVVFGVEYMVRIWAAGCCCRYRGWRGRLKFARKPFCVIDIMVLIASISVLAAGTQGNVFATSAIRSLRFLQILRMIRMDRRGGTWKLLGSVVYAHSKELITAWYIGFLCLILASFLVYLAEKEDNVQFETYADALWWGLITLTTIGYGDKFPITWNGRLLAAAFTLIGVSFFALPAGILGSGFALKVQEQHRQKHFEKRRNPAAGLIQAAWRVYATNLSRTDLSSTWDYYERTVSVPMYRLIPPLNQLDLLRNLKNKSGLSFRKDVQPEPSPSQKVSLKERVFSSPRSSVTKGKGSPQHVVPAVTPGLGSGGPGVPGGVQALRRSPSMEPCLEESPSKVPKSWSFGERSRTRQAFRIRGAASRQNSEVLIEMQDEEFRQKGSPDASLPGEDLADDNKSCHCEFVPQDLTPGLKVTIRAICIMRFMVSKRKFKESLRPYDVMDVIEQYSAGHLDMLARIKNLQSRVDQIVGRGTPTADKDRPKAAGEELPEDPSMMGRLGKVEKQVLSMERKLDFLVNIYIQRMGIPQAETDAYFASKEPDPAPPYHSPVDQMEKSQSVSKMQVLPSDHVEKTRVVTKMVRSSSSTAHRNHNAPTCPPSTSWQPLSSQLPQQAPPPPQRCQGSTPSPVGDGSLVRLPPPPAGERHSGNRSNRQSTGERGLAERAERGGDWGGAGAGEGGEEVKLDSDASISIPSVDHEELERSFSGFSISQSRENLDFLNNSFYTSTNQGDHRGGGGGGGGGGALPLRAAVRPYIAEGESDSDSELCAPSPHSDRAWTGTK; from the exons ATGGTGCAGAAATCCAGGAACGGCGGGGTGTTCCCCGGAGCGCAGGCCGAccagaagaagctgaaggtcGGCTTCGTGGGTCTGGAGGCCGGAGGGGCCGAGTCCAGCAGAGACGGAGCCATGCTCATAGCAG gtggggaggaggggccTCGGCGGCAGCGCAGCAGCGTCTCCGGAGGAAAGAGGCCTCCGAAACGAAACGCTCTCTACAGACGACTGCAGAACTTCCTGTACAACGTCCTGGAGAGGCCCCGAGGGTGGGCCTTCATCTACCACGCCTACGT GTTCCTGCTGGTGTTGTCCTGCCTGGTTCTCTCCGTGTTCTCCACCATCAAAGAGTACGAGAAGAGTTCAGAGGACGCCCTCTACatcctg GAGGTCGTGACCATCGTGGTCTTCGGCGTCGAGTACATGGTGAGGATCTGGGCTGCAGGTTGCTGCTGTCGGTACAGAGGTTGGAGAGGACGACTCAAATTCGCCAGAAAACCCTTCTGTGTCATCG acaTCATGGTGTTGATAGCGTCCATCTCGGTCTTGGCGGCCGGGACTCAGGGGAACGTGTTTGCCACGTCTGCGATTCGTTCTCTTCGGTTCCTTCAGATCCTGAGGATGATCCGGATGGATCGACGGGGGGGAACCTGGAAACTGCTCGGATCAGTGGTGTACGCCCACAGCaag GAGTTGATCACAGCCTGGTATATCGGCTTCTTGTGTCTCATTCTCGCCAGTTTCCTCGTTTATTTGGCAGAAAAAGAAGATAACGTACAATTTGAGACGTATGCCGACGCCCTCTGGTGGGGactg ATCACCTTAACAACCATCGGTTATGGAGACAAGTTCCCCATCACCTGGAACGGTCGTCTTCTGGCTGCGGCCTTCACACTGATCGGAGTGTCATTCTTCGCTCTTCCTGCT GGGATCCTGGGTTCTGGTTTTGCTCTGAAGGTTCAGGAGCAGCACCGACAGAAACACTTTGAGAAGAGACGAAACCCGGCGGCTGGACTCATACAG gCGGCGTGGAGAGTTTACGCCACAAACCTGAGCCGAACTGATCTGTCTTCAACCTGGGACTATTACGAGAGGACCGTCTCCGTCCCCATGTACAG gTTGATCCCTCCTCTCAATCAGCTCGATCTCCTGAGGAACCTCAAGAACAAATCAGGACTCTCATTCAG gaaGGACGTCCAGCCTGAACCGTCTCCAAG tCAGAAGGTCAGTTTGAAGGAGAGGGTCTTCTCGTCTCCCCGCAGTTCAGTAACCAAAGGGAAAGGTTCTCCACAGCACG TTGTACCCGCTGTTACTCCTGGTTTGGGCTCTGGAGGTCCAGGGGTTCCAGGGGGAGTCCAGGCCCTGCGGCGGTCCCCCAGTATGGAGCCCTGTCTGGAGGAGAGTCCTAGCAAGGTCCCAAAGAGCTGGAGTTTCGGAGAGCGCAGCAGAACCCGGCAGGCGTTCAGGATCCGAGGAGCTGCATCCCGCCAAAACTCTGAAG TGCTGATAGAGATGCAGGACGAAGAGTTCAGACAGAAGGGCTCCCCAG ATGCCAGTCTGCCGGGAGAAGACCTGGCCGACGACAACAAGAGCTGCCACTGTGAGTTTGTCCCTCAGGATCTGACCCCGGGGTTAAAGGTCACCATCAGAGCCATCTG catCATGCGTTTCATGGTGTCTAAGAGGAAGTTCAAGGAGAGCCTTCGTCCCTATGATGTCATGGACGTAATCGAACAGTATTCAGCTGGTCACCTGGACATGCTGGCCCGCATCAAGAATCTCCAGTCAAG AGTGGATCAGATAGTCGGCAGAGGAACACCAACTGCAGACAAAGACCGCCCTAAAGCAGCTGGCGAGGAGCTTCCCGAGGATCCGAGCATGATGGGACGGCTGGGGAAGGTGGAGAAGCAG GTGCTGTCCATGGAGAGAAAGTTGGACTTCCTGGTCAACATCTACATCCAGCGAATGGGAATCCCTCAGGCCGAGACCGACGCCTACTTTGCATCCAAGGAACCGGACCCAGCGCCTCCCTACCACAGTCCGGTGGATCAGATGGAGAAGAGCCAGTCAGTCTCCAAAATGCA GGTGTTGCCTAGCGACCATGTGGAGAAGACTCGTGTTGTGACGAAGATGGTtcgctccagcagctccacagcacACAGAAACCACAATGCCCCCACTtgtcctccctccacctcctggcAGCCATTAAGCTCCCAGCTCCCCCAGCAGGCTCCACCCCCTCCACAGCGTTGCCAGGGCAGCACACCGAGTCCAGTGGGAGACGGGTCACTGGTTCGACTCCCACCTCCTCCGGCCGGAGAGAGACACAGCGGGAACCGATCAAACCGGCAGAGCACTGGAGAGCGGGGGCTGGCagagagggcagagaggggaggagactggggaggagcaggagcaggagaaggaggggaggaggtgaagctgGACAGCGAtgcctccatctccatcccatCCGTGGACCATGAGGAGCTGGAGCGCTCCTTCAGCGGCTTCTCCATCTCCCAGTCCAGAGAGAACCTGGACTTCCTCAACAACAGCTTCTACACATCCACCAACCAGGGAGaccacc gaggaggaggaggaggaggcggcggcggcggcgccctCCCCCTCCGAGCTGCTGTCCGACCCTACATTGCAGAGGGCGAGTCCGACTCGGACTCTGAGCTCTGTGCCCCTTCGCCGCACTCGGACCGAGCGTGGACTGGAACCAAGTAG
- the LOC118309114 gene encoding potassium voltage-gated channel subfamily KQT member 2-like isoform X3, which yields MVQKSRNGGVFPGAQADQKKLKVGFVGLEAGGAESSRDGAMLIAGGEEGPRRQRSSVSGGKRPPKRNALYRRLQNFLYNVLERPRGWAFIYHAYVFLLVLSCLVLSVFSTIKEYEKSSEDALYILEVVTIVVFGVEYMVRIWAAGCCCRYRGWRGRLKFARKPFCVIDIMVLIASISVLAAGTQGNVFATSAIRSLRFLQILRMIRMDRRGGTWKLLGSVVYAHSKELITAWYIGFLCLILASFLVYLAEKEDNVQFETYADALWWGLITLTTIGYGDKFPITWNGRLLAAAFTLIGVSFFALPAGILGSGFALKVQEQHRQKHFEKRRNPAAGLIQAAWRVYATNLSRTDLSSTWDYYERTVSVPMYRLIPPLNQLDLLRNLKNKSGLSFSQKVSLKERVFSSPRSSVTKGKGSPQHVVPAVTPGLGSGGPGVPGGVQALRRSPSMEPCLEESPSKVPKSWSFGERSRTRQAFRIRGAASRQNSEVLIEMQDEEFRQKGSPDASLPGEDLADDNKSCHCEFVPQDLTPGLKVTIRAICIMRFMVSKRKFKESLRPYDVMDVIEQYSAGHLDMLARIKNLQSRVDQIVGRGTPTADKDRPKAAGEELPEDPSMMGRLGKVEKQVLSMERKLDFLVNIYIQRMGIPQAETDAYFASKEPDPAPPYHSPVDQMEKSQSVSKMQVLPSDHVEKTRVVTKMVRSSSSTAHRNHNAPTCPPSTSWQPLSSQLPQQAPPPPQRCQGSTPSPVGDGSLVRLPPPPAGERHSGNRSNRQSTGERGLAERAERGGDWGGAGAGEGGEEVKLDSDASISIPSVDHEELERSFSGFSISQSRENLDFLNNSFYTSTNQGDHRGGGGGGGGGGALPLRAAVRPYIAEGESDSDSELCAPSPHSDRAWTGTK from the exons ATGGTGCAGAAATCCAGGAACGGCGGGGTGTTCCCCGGAGCGCAGGCCGAccagaagaagctgaaggtcGGCTTCGTGGGTCTGGAGGCCGGAGGGGCCGAGTCCAGCAGAGACGGAGCCATGCTCATAGCAG gtggggaggaggggccTCGGCGGCAGCGCAGCAGCGTCTCCGGAGGAAAGAGGCCTCCGAAACGAAACGCTCTCTACAGACGACTGCAGAACTTCCTGTACAACGTCCTGGAGAGGCCCCGAGGGTGGGCCTTCATCTACCACGCCTACGT GTTCCTGCTGGTGTTGTCCTGCCTGGTTCTCTCCGTGTTCTCCACCATCAAAGAGTACGAGAAGAGTTCAGAGGACGCCCTCTACatcctg GAGGTCGTGACCATCGTGGTCTTCGGCGTCGAGTACATGGTGAGGATCTGGGCTGCAGGTTGCTGCTGTCGGTACAGAGGTTGGAGAGGACGACTCAAATTCGCCAGAAAACCCTTCTGTGTCATCG acaTCATGGTGTTGATAGCGTCCATCTCGGTCTTGGCGGCCGGGACTCAGGGGAACGTGTTTGCCACGTCTGCGATTCGTTCTCTTCGGTTCCTTCAGATCCTGAGGATGATCCGGATGGATCGACGGGGGGGAACCTGGAAACTGCTCGGATCAGTGGTGTACGCCCACAGCaag GAGTTGATCACAGCCTGGTATATCGGCTTCTTGTGTCTCATTCTCGCCAGTTTCCTCGTTTATTTGGCAGAAAAAGAAGATAACGTACAATTTGAGACGTATGCCGACGCCCTCTGGTGGGGactg ATCACCTTAACAACCATCGGTTATGGAGACAAGTTCCCCATCACCTGGAACGGTCGTCTTCTGGCTGCGGCCTTCACACTGATCGGAGTGTCATTCTTCGCTCTTCCTGCT GGGATCCTGGGTTCTGGTTTTGCTCTGAAGGTTCAGGAGCAGCACCGACAGAAACACTTTGAGAAGAGACGAAACCCGGCGGCTGGACTCATACAG gCGGCGTGGAGAGTTTACGCCACAAACCTGAGCCGAACTGATCTGTCTTCAACCTGGGACTATTACGAGAGGACCGTCTCCGTCCCCATGTACAG gTTGATCCCTCCTCTCAATCAGCTCGATCTCCTGAGGAACCTCAAGAACAAATCAGGACTCTCATTCAG tCAGAAGGTCAGTTTGAAGGAGAGGGTCTTCTCGTCTCCCCGCAGTTCAGTAACCAAAGGGAAAGGTTCTCCACAGCACG TTGTACCCGCTGTTACTCCTGGTTTGGGCTCTGGAGGTCCAGGGGTTCCAGGGGGAGTCCAGGCCCTGCGGCGGTCCCCCAGTATGGAGCCCTGTCTGGAGGAGAGTCCTAGCAAGGTCCCAAAGAGCTGGAGTTTCGGAGAGCGCAGCAGAACCCGGCAGGCGTTCAGGATCCGAGGAGCTGCATCCCGCCAAAACTCTGAAG TGCTGATAGAGATGCAGGACGAAGAGTTCAGACAGAAGGGCTCCCCAG ATGCCAGTCTGCCGGGAGAAGACCTGGCCGACGACAACAAGAGCTGCCACTGTGAGTTTGTCCCTCAGGATCTGACCCCGGGGTTAAAGGTCACCATCAGAGCCATCTG catCATGCGTTTCATGGTGTCTAAGAGGAAGTTCAAGGAGAGCCTTCGTCCCTATGATGTCATGGACGTAATCGAACAGTATTCAGCTGGTCACCTGGACATGCTGGCCCGCATCAAGAATCTCCAGTCAAG AGTGGATCAGATAGTCGGCAGAGGAACACCAACTGCAGACAAAGACCGCCCTAAAGCAGCTGGCGAGGAGCTTCCCGAGGATCCGAGCATGATGGGACGGCTGGGGAAGGTGGAGAAGCAG GTGCTGTCCATGGAGAGAAAGTTGGACTTCCTGGTCAACATCTACATCCAGCGAATGGGAATCCCTCAGGCCGAGACCGACGCCTACTTTGCATCCAAGGAACCGGACCCAGCGCCTCCCTACCACAGTCCGGTGGATCAGATGGAGAAGAGCCAGTCAGTCTCCAAAATGCA GGTGTTGCCTAGCGACCATGTGGAGAAGACTCGTGTTGTGACGAAGATGGTtcgctccagcagctccacagcacACAGAAACCACAATGCCCCCACTtgtcctccctccacctcctggcAGCCATTAAGCTCCCAGCTCCCCCAGCAGGCTCCACCCCCTCCACAGCGTTGCCAGGGCAGCACACCGAGTCCAGTGGGAGACGGGTCACTGGTTCGACTCCCACCTCCTCCGGCCGGAGAGAGACACAGCGGGAACCGATCAAACCGGCAGAGCACTGGAGAGCGGGGGCTGGCagagagggcagagaggggaggagactggggaggagcaggagcaggagaaggaggggaggaggtgaagctgGACAGCGAtgcctccatctccatcccatCCGTGGACCATGAGGAGCTGGAGCGCTCCTTCAGCGGCTTCTCCATCTCCCAGTCCAGAGAGAACCTGGACTTCCTCAACAACAGCTTCTACACATCCACCAACCAGGGAGaccacc gaggaggaggaggaggaggcggcggcggcggcgccctCCCCCTCCGAGCTGCTGTCCGACCCTACATTGCAGAGGGCGAGTCCGACTCGGACTCTGAGCTCTGTGCCCCTTCGCCGCACTCGGACCGAGCGTGGACTGGAACCAAGTAG
- the LOC118309114 gene encoding potassium voltage-gated channel subfamily KQT member 2-like isoform X4 has translation MVQKSRNGGVFPGAQADQKKLKVGFVGLEAGGAESSRDGAMLIAGGEEGPRRQRSSVSGGKRPPKRNALYRRLQNFLYNVLERPRGWAFIYHAYVFLLVLSCLVLSVFSTIKEYEKSSEDALYILEVVTIVVFGVEYMVRIWAAGCCCRYRGWRGRLKFARKPFCVIDIMVLIASISVLAAGTQGNVFATSAIRSLRFLQILRMIRMDRRGGTWKLLGSVVYAHSKELITAWYIGFLCLILASFLVYLAEKEDNVQFETYADALWWGLITLTTIGYGDKFPITWNGRLLAAAFTLIGVSFFALPAGILGSGFALKVQEQHRQKHFEKRRNPAAGLIQAAWRVYATNLSRTDLSSTWDYYERTVSVPMYRLIPPLNQLDLLRNLKNKSGLSFRKDVQPEPSPSQKVSLKERVFSSPRSSVTKGKGSPQHVVPAVTPGLGSGGPGVPGGVQALRRSPSMEPCLEESPSKVPKSWSFGERSRTRQAFRIRGAASRQNSEDASLPGEDLADDNKSCHCEFVPQDLTPGLKVTIRAICIMRFMVSKRKFKESLRPYDVMDVIEQYSAGHLDMLARIKNLQSRVDQIVGRGTPTADKDRPKAAGEELPEDPSMMGRLGKVEKQVLSMERKLDFLVNIYIQRMGIPQAETDAYFASKEPDPAPPYHSPVDQMEKSQSVSKMQVLPSDHVEKTRVVTKMVRSSSSTAHRNHNAPTCPPSTSWQPLSSQLPQQAPPPPQRCQGSTPSPVGDGSLVRLPPPPAGERHSGNRSNRQSTGERGLAERAERGGDWGGAGAGEGGEEVKLDSDASISIPSVDHEELERSFSGFSISQSRENLDFLNNSFYTSTNQGDHRGGGGGGGGGGALPLRAAVRPYIAEGESDSDSELCAPSPHSDRAWTGTK, from the exons ATGGTGCAGAAATCCAGGAACGGCGGGGTGTTCCCCGGAGCGCAGGCCGAccagaagaagctgaaggtcGGCTTCGTGGGTCTGGAGGCCGGAGGGGCCGAGTCCAGCAGAGACGGAGCCATGCTCATAGCAG gtggggaggaggggccTCGGCGGCAGCGCAGCAGCGTCTCCGGAGGAAAGAGGCCTCCGAAACGAAACGCTCTCTACAGACGACTGCAGAACTTCCTGTACAACGTCCTGGAGAGGCCCCGAGGGTGGGCCTTCATCTACCACGCCTACGT GTTCCTGCTGGTGTTGTCCTGCCTGGTTCTCTCCGTGTTCTCCACCATCAAAGAGTACGAGAAGAGTTCAGAGGACGCCCTCTACatcctg GAGGTCGTGACCATCGTGGTCTTCGGCGTCGAGTACATGGTGAGGATCTGGGCTGCAGGTTGCTGCTGTCGGTACAGAGGTTGGAGAGGACGACTCAAATTCGCCAGAAAACCCTTCTGTGTCATCG acaTCATGGTGTTGATAGCGTCCATCTCGGTCTTGGCGGCCGGGACTCAGGGGAACGTGTTTGCCACGTCTGCGATTCGTTCTCTTCGGTTCCTTCAGATCCTGAGGATGATCCGGATGGATCGACGGGGGGGAACCTGGAAACTGCTCGGATCAGTGGTGTACGCCCACAGCaag GAGTTGATCACAGCCTGGTATATCGGCTTCTTGTGTCTCATTCTCGCCAGTTTCCTCGTTTATTTGGCAGAAAAAGAAGATAACGTACAATTTGAGACGTATGCCGACGCCCTCTGGTGGGGactg ATCACCTTAACAACCATCGGTTATGGAGACAAGTTCCCCATCACCTGGAACGGTCGTCTTCTGGCTGCGGCCTTCACACTGATCGGAGTGTCATTCTTCGCTCTTCCTGCT GGGATCCTGGGTTCTGGTTTTGCTCTGAAGGTTCAGGAGCAGCACCGACAGAAACACTTTGAGAAGAGACGAAACCCGGCGGCTGGACTCATACAG gCGGCGTGGAGAGTTTACGCCACAAACCTGAGCCGAACTGATCTGTCTTCAACCTGGGACTATTACGAGAGGACCGTCTCCGTCCCCATGTACAG gTTGATCCCTCCTCTCAATCAGCTCGATCTCCTGAGGAACCTCAAGAACAAATCAGGACTCTCATTCAG gaaGGACGTCCAGCCTGAACCGTCTCCAAG tCAGAAGGTCAGTTTGAAGGAGAGGGTCTTCTCGTCTCCCCGCAGTTCAGTAACCAAAGGGAAAGGTTCTCCACAGCACG TTGTACCCGCTGTTACTCCTGGTTTGGGCTCTGGAGGTCCAGGGGTTCCAGGGGGAGTCCAGGCCCTGCGGCGGTCCCCCAGTATGGAGCCCTGTCTGGAGGAGAGTCCTAGCAAGGTCCCAAAGAGCTGGAGTTTCGGAGAGCGCAGCAGAACCCGGCAGGCGTTCAGGATCCGAGGAGCTGCATCCCGCCAAAACTCTGAAG ATGCCAGTCTGCCGGGAGAAGACCTGGCCGACGACAACAAGAGCTGCCACTGTGAGTTTGTCCCTCAGGATCTGACCCCGGGGTTAAAGGTCACCATCAGAGCCATCTG catCATGCGTTTCATGGTGTCTAAGAGGAAGTTCAAGGAGAGCCTTCGTCCCTATGATGTCATGGACGTAATCGAACAGTATTCAGCTGGTCACCTGGACATGCTGGCCCGCATCAAGAATCTCCAGTCAAG AGTGGATCAGATAGTCGGCAGAGGAACACCAACTGCAGACAAAGACCGCCCTAAAGCAGCTGGCGAGGAGCTTCCCGAGGATCCGAGCATGATGGGACGGCTGGGGAAGGTGGAGAAGCAG GTGCTGTCCATGGAGAGAAAGTTGGACTTCCTGGTCAACATCTACATCCAGCGAATGGGAATCCCTCAGGCCGAGACCGACGCCTACTTTGCATCCAAGGAACCGGACCCAGCGCCTCCCTACCACAGTCCGGTGGATCAGATGGAGAAGAGCCAGTCAGTCTCCAAAATGCA GGTGTTGCCTAGCGACCATGTGGAGAAGACTCGTGTTGTGACGAAGATGGTtcgctccagcagctccacagcacACAGAAACCACAATGCCCCCACTtgtcctccctccacctcctggcAGCCATTAAGCTCCCAGCTCCCCCAGCAGGCTCCACCCCCTCCACAGCGTTGCCAGGGCAGCACACCGAGTCCAGTGGGAGACGGGTCACTGGTTCGACTCCCACCTCCTCCGGCCGGAGAGAGACACAGCGGGAACCGATCAAACCGGCAGAGCACTGGAGAGCGGGGGCTGGCagagagggcagagaggggaggagactggggaggagcaggagcaggagaaggaggggaggaggtgaagctgGACAGCGAtgcctccatctccatcccatCCGTGGACCATGAGGAGCTGGAGCGCTCCTTCAGCGGCTTCTCCATCTCCCAGTCCAGAGAGAACCTGGACTTCCTCAACAACAGCTTCTACACATCCACCAACCAGGGAGaccacc gaggaggaggaggaggaggcggcggcggcggcgccctCCCCCTCCGAGCTGCTGTCCGACCCTACATTGCAGAGGGCGAGTCCGACTCGGACTCTGAGCTCTGTGCCCCTTCGCCGCACTCGGACCGAGCGTGGACTGGAACCAAGTAG